In the genome of Candidatus Delongbacteria bacterium, the window CAATTCTTGTATGATGGATATGTTAAAAGCAGAAATTTCAGTTTATGAATCAAAAATAATGCTCATTTCAGCCTATCACAAATTCATACAATATATTGGTGGTAATTAATGTTATATCTGTTTACTAAAAATATTGAAAAAGTCAGAGCTTTATACGCTGATGTTTTGGATATAGCTGGAATTAAATATAAAGTAATAGATCCTTTTAAATCTGAAATAACACTTTGGAACGAGACAGTAAAAATTGATAACGTAGAAATTTTACATGAAGACATTATTTATAATTTTGATATAATCAGTGAATTTCCATTTACTCCAGATGTAACGATTGATTCAGACTACAGATTTTTTCAGGACTCCTATGTTTCTCAACAGCAGATTAAAAGTCATGTTTATAGTACTCTTTCAATACTTAGTAGAACGAATCTGATTATTAACGATTTTGACTCTGACAGAAAAATTTACAATAGAATATCAGTACTGGAGGAGTTAGTTCGAATTGGTTTAAAAACAACAGATTATATTATGACAAATTCACTTAATGAAGTGATAGATTATTTTCAGAATACACTCCTGTGGTCATATACGGAGTTAAAATCTCCCATAAAAAAAATTACAAAAGATATACTTCCAGAACTTTTAACTAAGGATAATTTCGTCCCATATATGTTTTATGAAGATATAAAGGGTAAAAACATCCGAGTATGGATTATTAATAGAAAACCAGCTTTAGCAGCATTTTATGATGAGCCAGAGTTGAAAGGTCATGATCTAAAACTTGAAAAATATGAGTATATCGTTGATCTTGATTTTTTTAACCTTGAGGCAGAAAGTATTGCCAATCAATTTGGATTGTACTTCATGGAGATCTATGGCAAAATTGACTCTTCTGGGAATTTTATCGCTTTTGGTATTGATAATCACCCCGATATTTCCACTTTAGGCAAAGAAGGTAAAGAATATTTAAGTAGAAAATTGATTTCAGAAGTTTTTAATTTGAATCTTCCAGTAAATCTACCAAAGCCTGATTCTCGTAACACTGTATTTCTAAAAAAAATGTTGGAACCTCTGTTTGAAAGGAAACCCGATTGATAACTAGAATTTTCACAATACTTATTTTATGTATAAGCCTCTATAGCGATTATATTATTAAGGATTTTGGAGTAAAATCAGGACTTTCAATCTCAAAAGATAAGTTTGATGTGCTTACTGGCTCAGCTCTTTTTGATCTTTTAGTTGGTTCAGAATTTGATTATCGATATGGATTTACAGGTGGTTTTTTTTGTGAATTTTTCGATGAACCTTATTTCAACCTATTACTATCTATTGAATATATTCAAAAGGGTACTAAGTTGAAAAATAGTCATGAGTATGACAACAGACTAGATTATCTGTCATTTCCTTTAGGAATAAAACTGAAATATCCGGATTATAAATTTTTACCATATCTACTATTTGCATACAGATATGAGTTTATCTTTAATAAATCCATAGAAACTAATTTGAGTCTTTATCATGATGCCAAAATTGGAAATATGGGAACATCCGTTGGATTTGGCTTTGAATTTGATTTTGGAGGTGTCCCAGCTCAATTGGAATATCTTTATCATACCCAATACTCCAGCCTTTTGGAATCAGATCATGAAACGTATACCGGTAATAATTTATGTCACTCAATTACATATGGAGTAAAACTTAAAGAACTTTTTACTCAAAGAAAAAGAAATAAAATTGATTATATAAATGAAGCCGATAGAATCGTAAGTAATGATTTAAATATAAGTTTTATCGATAATGATGAAAATAATGAGATAAGCAAAAATTTATCAAAAAATGATATAATTGTTAGATCTATGCTATTTCCAGGACTTGGACATTATTCACAGGGTAAATATTTTCGTGGAATTATTCATACTTCAATTTTTGCACTGTCTGTTTTGACTTCAACATATATAATTAACGAATACAATTCAAAAGTTGACCATCTATCAGGCTTAAAAGATAGTTTTGACGACAGTTATCTTTATTATGATTCAGAACAGTTCAAGGCTAAATATAAGAATTACAAACAAAAAGTCGATGATTACAGGATATATGTATACGCAGGCTTCTCGATTGTGGGAATTTCATATTTAGCAGGAATAATTGATAATTTTTTAATTTTGGAAGATTATGATTTATCTATAGAATCAACAGATAATTCACCTGGAATTAAACTGGGAATCAATTTATGAGAAAAGTATCTGCATATATATCAATATCTTTTATAATGTTCATGCTTTCCTGCATGAAGGATATGCCTGAAGAACCTACAAATTATCATGTTTTTGATACGAGTGCTGCTATTGGAACAGAAGGTGGAATTATAAAGGTAATGGATCAATCAAGCCCAATTTATGGTACATATATCGCGATAAAAGAAAATTCTCTGGATTCAATTGTTAATATTACCATAAACCAGATAGAAAATCCTGATTCGTCAAATAGTATTAATTCTGAAATATTCATTGAGTTTCAGCCTTCGGGTCTGATTTTCAATCAAAAAGTTGAGATCGGTATTCCTTTTGGGGATGGAGATTTAGAAAAAATGCAGATATTCTATTTCAATCCACAAGTGGGTTGGGAACCTATAGCCTATAGACGTACTGACATTAAAAATAGTTTGATAATTGGTGAAACTACTCACTTTTCAGGATATGCGACATCAGATAATCTTTCCAGAATAGTTAATTTTCCAGACCAAGGTTTGGAGGAGGCTGTTCGTGAAACAATAGGATTATACGACAATGAAGTAATCTCTCTAGGGGATGTTTATTATATAGAGAATATGGATGCAGGTGCTTTCGAGATTAGCGATCTCACTGGATTAGAAAATTGTCATTATCTGCAAAAAATTGATCTTTCTGAAAATAATCTATCAACAATCATGCCACTTTCTTCCTGTCATTACCTTACCATTATTGATATGAGTTTCAATCAAATTGAGGATATTTCTCCTCTTTCAAGTTTAAATTTGTTAACAAAAATTGCTCTTGATAATAATACAATTTCTAATCTTTCTCCACTTTCAAATCTTCCTCTTCTAGAAAGTGTATCTCTAGATCAGAATAATATTTCTGATGTTACGCCATTATCACCCATTCACACATTAAAAAATGTTACTTTGTTTAAAAATCATATCACAGATATCTCTCCATTGAAACACTTATCACTTTTAGAAGGTTTGGAAGCTGATCATAATCAAATTGAAGAGATACCAGATTTTTCAGATCTGAATAATCTTACATCCATAAACCTCAGTAATAACAAAATTTCATCCATTTCAAATTTAAACAAGATCTCCAATTTAGAATCGGCGATTTTAGACTCAAACGAAATAGAATATTTATCTTCATTAGCCCTTCATTATCTATCGAATTTGAGCTTAAAATATAACGATATTTCCTCAATTTCATCATCTTTTGGTCAATTAAATGATTCATTAAAATATATTTCCCTCATGGGTAATAATCTGGAAAATATAGATCATCTTTACAGGCTTCATAATCTATTACTGCTTGATCTTGATGACAATGATCTCTCCGGAACAATTAAACTCAATACTTTTTCTAATTTACAAATACTTAGTCTGGAAAATAACGAATTAGAACACAGTGATTTATCTCAATTAAACTCTGTCACAAAATTAGTTGAACTTTATCTCAGTAATAATAGACTATTGAGTAGTCCCACCGTCTCAAATTTAACCAGCTTACAGATAATTACACTTGATAATAATTCTGGTATTTTTGGAATCAAATTAAGTGACATATCTTCCCTTGGAGCGATATCCTCCTTAAAATCTGTTTCAGCTAGATTTAATAATATTTCAGACATCTCATGTTTTAATAGTAAATTTGGTTTAGAATCTGTTAGTTTGGATACCAACTCCGTTTCCAACCTTATTCCTTTCGGAAATAGTTATTCAATTTCTTATCTCTCATTAAGTGGAAATGATATTACTGATATTGAAATTTTGATTGGAAATCCTGGCCTAGATTACGGTGACCAACTATTTTTACTAGATAATCCTCTCTCAAACACAGCAAAATACACACATATTCCACTTCTTACAGATCGTGGAGTAAATGTAACATGGGTACATTTCAATGAGAAAAAAAGCTTTTCAAAAGAAATTAAAAATAGAAGGAAGAGAATTGATAATCAAATCTATAGTAAATCAGATGTAAAGAAAAAAATAAAAAAGAGTATAGAGTACCTATGAAATCAGCTTTGATACTATATCCATTTGTTGACGACCCTCAATCTGTTATTCTCTATGAAGAGTTAATTAATAGAGGGTTTCATGTTCATTATTTACCATTTTCGATCAGTGATGGAAACATAATTGACAATAGCTTTACCATAACAAATAAAAAGATTATATACAAAGGTGAAGACATAACAAATGTCGCAGCTGTTTTCATAAGAGCTTTGACTTTTTCAGTTCCATCTAATATCCCTGCATTAATTTCTGAAACTGAGTATGCCCATTGGAGAGTAAAATATATTGATGAACGAAATCGCTTCAACACAATTTTTTCCATGCTAACAATACTTCAAAACAGAGGAGCACTTATACTCAATCACCCTGAAACATACTTTCACCACAATACTAAATCACAATTTTTTAGTTATCTATATAAAAACGGGTTTAATACTCCTCCTTTTATTTCAACCAATAGAATCGATGATATAGAAATTTTGAAGGAAAGAGAATTGATCGCAAAATCTACTTATGGAGTTGGTGCTACCAGAAATGTAAATTTAGAAGAAATAGATAAATATGAACTACTAAAAACTCCTGCAATGTTTCAGGAAAAAGTAGATGGTTACACTGTACGCGTGCACACAGTAGGAACTAAAATCGTGCTTTCATTGAAAATTTTATCTGATAGTATTGATAGTAGAACTGATGCCACAGGTTTTGAAGTAATTAAACTAGATGAAAAGATTGAAAGAGAGATAATTGATATCAATAGATTGTTTAATATATATTACTCGGCATGGGATATAGTTATAGACAACAATGAAAATTATTATCTTTTGGACTGCAATACAGGTCCTTATATTTATTGGATTGGAAAATATTTTACAAGAGTTGTGATGAGATCATTAAGTGAATTAATCTTGGGATATTATGAGCATAAAGATCTTGAGTTAGCATCACAAGTGATTGAGCATCATAAACTTGATTTTAGCAAAGTGTTTAAGAATAAAGAGTTTGGTCATTTAAGTAAGGAAGATAGTATTCTGCGTCTTCATCTTTAAGTAGCAGAAATATCATCAATATTGTTACCAAGGAAGATGAACAGTTCGTACTTTTTAAATTTTTATAGCAATAATTACAAAGAAAACTTAAATAAAATCCAATTATTCTTTACATATATACAAAAACCGTGAATAATCGTAAAAAAACTTGCTTTTTTAACTCTTTAGATTTAAACTTAATTTTTTAAAATAATATAAAAGGAAAGATGTATGAAGAGAATTGTTTTTCTAATATGGATTTTAATTTTCATTGCCTACGCAGCTCCGACATCAGATAACGGATCTGTCGTAACTAATGAAGATACTGATTTAGTTTTTAATGCAGGCGACTTTCCAATTACTGGTGGCACTCTTAATAGTATTAAGATTGTAAATTTACCAACAAGAGGAAGTTTGTATCTTGATGAAAACGGTGATAACAATATTGATTTTACTGAAAGTGTTTCAGTAAATCAAGTTATATCCAGTGATGATATAACAAAACTAAAATTTGAACCTGAACCACAGAAGTATGCTGTCCCTTACACTTCGTTTCTATTTAAAGTAAACGATGGTATTGATTTTAGTGAATTAGCTTATGCAATGTTTATTTCTGTAAATCCTGTTAACAATCAACCAGAAAATACCGTTCCGCCATCAATAGCTACTGAATTGCAAATAAGAATTGGTGGAACAGTATCTGCAAATACTGGTGTATGGAATGACGATACAGATAATCCAGAAAATTCGGTTACAGTAAATCCCAATGAATTAGGTTTTGGAAATGTTGTAATTGATGAGTCAAAAGAACTGGTTTTTGCTATAACAGGTAATGATTTAACCACTGATGTTACAGTGACAGCTCCTAATGGTTTTCAAGTTTCAAAAACAAGTGGTAGCGGGTTTTCTAGTTCAGTGAATTATACTCCTTCGAGTGGTGGAGTGAGTGGGATGGTATTCGTTAAATTTAATCCGACAGAAGTAAAAGCCTACAATTATAATCTTTCTGTTGCTAGTACAGGTGCTGAAATACAATATGTAGCAGTTACAGGTACAGGAATGGCTAAATCAATGAACTTAGTCCAAGGAGGTACTTTCCAAATGGGTGACGAAGTTGGAGATTTAGGTAGTGCTTGTCTTCCAATCCATCAAGTAACACTTAGTTCTTTTTATATCGGTAAATATGAAATTACTCAGGCTGAATGGGAAACGGTAATGACTGGAAATTCTAATGGTATTTCAGCAAATCCATCTAATTTTACTGGATCAAATAAACCAGTTGAACAAGTTAGTTGGTATGATATTTTAGTATTTTGTAATAGAAAAAGTATTCAGGAAGGGTTAACTCCTGTTTATAGTATAAGTAGCTCTACTAATCCGGATAATTGGGGATCTGTACCAACAAACAGTAGCTCTACTTGGGATGCAGTTATTTGTGAATGGACTGGAAATGGATATAGACTTCCTACTGAAGCTGAATGGGAATATGCTGCAAGAGGTGGTAAGGATAGTTTTGGTTACTCATATGCAGGGAGTAACGATATAGATACTGTAGCTTGGTATGATACTAACTCCGGTAACACTACTCATCCTGTAGGTTGTAAAACGCCTAACGAGCTTGGTCTTTATGATATGAGTGGTAATGTTTGGGAATGGAATTGGGATTGTTATATAAATTATACAGAAGATCCACAAACTAATCCTTTTGGACAGATAACTGGTTCTAATCGTGTTTTACGAGGTGGTAATTTTTGCTATAGTGCAATTACCAGCCGTGTAGCATTACGAGACGTCAGGTCCCCAACAAGTAAAATTGGTAATCTCGGATTTCGTTTAGCTCGTTCCATAGTTGAATAACAGGAAGAAATGAAATTAAATCCAATGTTTCGTAATCTTGTCACAAAGTAGAGAGCTAGCCTGATTAAAAACTAAGTAGGGAGTCTTTTCGGGGCGATATTAGCCCCGTTTTTTTACTAGGTATCAAACCTCACCTTCACTAACCTATACTAGAATTACTCAATATATAGAACTCTTCCTGTTTATCATTTTCCAGTTTTTCCATTTCCTCAAAACCCATATCAAAAATCTCTACCTGCTTTTCATCAATCGAATAGACTTCACTTTCCATATAATTCCATTTTTTGTCGCCAAGACAATCTTCAGCAATCTGTTTAACAAGCATAGCAGTAGGATAAATTTCATCACCAACATAAATATTGAATCTTTTACAGCTTTTAAATCCTAAACTTACATAATTACTTGGATTCCCAAAAATTACGATATAGCTATAACCAAGTTCTTTGGCTTTCAATATACTGTGCTCAATTAAAATTTTTCCATACCCTTTTCTTTGATATTGAGGATCAACTGAAACAGGACCAAAAGTAAGAATCTCCTTTTCAATATTCTCATCATTTACTAGTTTAGCTTTAGTGTACATTATATTACCAACTATTTTTCCATCAATCTCTAAGACATAATCTAACTCAGGTATAAAATCTTCATGATCTCGCATAACATGAACCAGATAGTGCTCATTACAACCTGGAGAATGTAAATTCCAGAATGCTCTTTTAGTGATCTCTTCTACTGTTCGAAAGTCTCTTTCTTCTTCATTACGAATAATCATCATATCTCCTAAATTATTATAGATTTATCAG includes:
- a CDS encoding SUMF1/EgtB/PvdO family nonheme iron enzyme → MKRIVFLIWILIFIAYAAPTSDNGSVVTNEDTDLVFNAGDFPITGGTLNSIKIVNLPTRGSLYLDENGDNNIDFTESVSVNQVISSDDITKLKFEPEPQKYAVPYTSFLFKVNDGIDFSELAYAMFISVNPVNNQPENTVPPSIATELQIRIGGTVSANTGVWNDDTDNPENSVTVNPNELGFGNVVIDESKELVFAITGNDLTTDVTVTAPNGFQVSKTSGSGFSSSVNYTPSSGGVSGMVFVKFNPTEVKAYNYNLSVASTGAEIQYVAVTGTGMAKSMNLVQGGTFQMGDEVGDLGSACLPIHQVTLSSFYIGKYEITQAEWETVMTGNSNGISANPSNFTGSNKPVEQVSWYDILVFCNRKSIQEGLTPVYSISSSTNPDNWGSVPTNSSSTWDAVICEWTGNGYRLPTEAEWEYAARGGKDSFGYSYAGSNDIDTVAWYDTNSGNTTHPVGCKTPNELGLYDMSGNVWEWNWDCYINYTEDPQTNPFGQITGSNRVLRGGNFCYSAITSRVALRDVRSPTSKIGNLGFRLARSIVE
- a CDS encoding N-acetyltransferase; its protein translation is MMIIRNEEERDFRTVEEITKRAFWNLHSPGCNEHYLVHVMRDHEDFIPELDYVLEIDGKIVGNIMYTKAKLVNDENIEKEILTFGPVSVDPQYQRKGYGKILIEHSILKAKELGYSYIVIFGNPSNYVSLGFKSCKRFNIYVGDEIYPTAMLVKQIAEDCLGDKKWNYMESEVYSIDEKQVEIFDMGFEEMEKLENDKQEEFYILSNSSIG